One Novosphingobium sp. EMRT-2 DNA segment encodes these proteins:
- a CDS encoding deoxyribodipyrimidine photo-lyase, which yields MKPPAIVWLRRDLRLADQAAFHAAAAEGPVIPVYVLDDETPRHRRMGGASRWWLHHSLSSLDADLRARGSRLVLRRGRCEEVLAELAAQTGAVRVHALHHYEPWWRNAERAVAQRLDLVLHDGNYLAPPGSVRTGSGQPYRIYTPFWRALTERMPPPLPLSAPEALPAPAAWPDSEALADWALLPTSPDWAGGVRAEWTPGESGARERLAAFADRARRYAERRNLPSVEATSRLSPHLHFGEISPAAIWHSVRDAGGSVDTFLGEVGWRDYAQNVILQFPDYGARNARAPFDHMAWRTGPEADRDLSAWCQGRTGYPIVDAGMRELWASGWMHNRVRMIAASFLIKHLLIDWRRGEQWFWDTLVDADYGSNAVNWQWSAGTGVDSNMFVRIMAPLTQSPKFDAGDYIRRWVPELTDVPDPLIHDPPVRRGGYPAPIIGHAAGRQRALEAHAGLKTI from the coding sequence ATGAAACCACCTGCCATCGTCTGGCTGCGTCGCGACCTGAGGCTGGCCGATCAGGCGGCTTTCCACGCGGCGGCGGCGGAAGGGCCGGTGATCCCGGTCTATGTGCTGGACGACGAAACGCCCCGGCACCGGCGCATGGGCGGGGCCTCGCGCTGGTGGCTGCACCACAGTCTATCCAGCCTGGACGCGGACTTGCGCGCGCGGGGATCGCGGCTGGTGCTGCGGCGTGGACGCTGCGAGGAGGTGCTGGCGGAGCTTGCCGCGCAGACCGGCGCGGTGCGGGTTCATGCCTTGCACCATTATGAGCCGTGGTGGCGCAACGCGGAGCGCGCGGTGGCGCAGCGGCTGGATCTGGTGCTGCATGACGGGAACTATCTGGCGCCGCCGGGATCGGTTCGGACCGGGTCGGGGCAACCCTATCGCATCTATACGCCGTTCTGGCGGGCGCTGACCGAACGGATGCCGCCGCCCCTGCCGTTATCAGCGCCGGAGGCCTTGCCAGCGCCGGCGGCATGGCCGGACAGCGAAGCCTTGGCCGACTGGGCGTTGCTGCCCACCTCTCCGGATTGGGCCGGGGGGGTCCGCGCGGAATGGACGCCGGGCGAGTCCGGCGCGCGCGAACGGCTGGCGGCGTTCGCCGATCGTGCGCGGCGCTATGCCGAACGGCGCAACCTGCCCTCGGTGGAGGCGACATCGCGGCTTTCCCCGCACCTGCATTTCGGGGAGATTTCGCCCGCCGCAATCTGGCACTCCGTGCGCGATGCGGGCGGATCGGTCGATACGTTTCTTGGGGAAGTGGGCTGGCGCGACTATGCGCAGAACGTGATTCTCCAGTTCCCGGACTATGGCGCTCGCAACGCGCGTGCGCCGTTCGACCATATGGCATGGCGCACCGGGCCGGAGGCGGACCGGGATCTTAGCGCCTGGTGCCAGGGGCGCACCGGCTATCCCATCGTCGATGCCGGGATGCGCGAGCTGTGGGCTTCGGGCTGGATGCACAACCGCGTGCGGATGATCGCCGCCAGCTTCCTGATCAAGCACCTGTTGATCGACTGGCGGCGCGGCGAACAGTGGTTCTGGGATACGCTGGTCGATGCCGATTACGGCTCCAACGCGGTCAACTGGCAGTGGAGCGCGGGCACAGGCGTCGATTCCAACATGTTCGTGCGGATCATGGCCCCGCTGACGCAATCGCCCAAGTTCGATGCGGGGGACTATATCCGGCGCTGGGTGCCCGAACTGACCGATGTGCCCGATCCCCTGATCCACGATCCGCCGGTGCGGCGCGGCGGCTACCCGGCCCCGATCATCGGCCACGCGGCCGGGCGCCAGCGGGCGCTGGAAGCCCATGCGGGTTTGAAGACGATCTGA
- a CDS encoding metal-dependent hydrolase, translating into MDNLTHSLVGWALAETGLKRRTRKGLAATVLAANLPDIDVFFGWAPWPPLAMHRGFTHGLIGGVLVLPPVLAAFLWLLDRWQARRGRLADDSPPMCFGWLLALCWIGALTHPLLDLQNVYAIQLLSPASESWFHADGLFIVSPWLLAMLGLGIWRARRGGSGLPAMLALTGSALFIAVNIGISALAWAAPSRDAPYATPDRIFAAPEPLLFWRRDVVWRQDGMIVQGRYDPLRRLDGLVDFGAPIPDRMGEPIVRRAAQATAQARKFLAWSQMPVARVEQGHCRAVVTFGDARFTGPAMSRNFNTVVTLPVDGAGCMGG; encoded by the coding sequence TTGGACAACCTGACCCACAGCCTTGTCGGCTGGGCGCTGGCCGAAACCGGGCTCAAGCGCCGCACGCGCAAGGGACTGGCCGCCACCGTGCTGGCGGCCAACCTGCCCGATATCGACGTGTTCTTCGGCTGGGCGCCGTGGCCGCCGCTGGCGATGCACCGCGGTTTTACCCATGGCCTGATCGGTGGGGTGCTGGTGTTACCGCCGGTGCTGGCCGCCTTCCTGTGGTTGCTGGACCGCTGGCAGGCGCGGCGGGGACGACTGGCAGACGATAGCCCGCCGATGTGCTTCGGCTGGTTGCTGGCGCTGTGCTGGATCGGCGCGCTGACGCATCCGCTGCTCGATCTGCAGAACGTCTATGCGATCCAGCTGCTTTCACCGGCGAGCGAAAGCTGGTTTCATGCCGATGGCCTGTTCATCGTTTCACCCTGGCTGCTGGCGATGCTGGGGCTGGGCATCTGGCGCGCCCGACGTGGGGGAAGCGGACTCCCGGCGATGCTGGCGCTGACGGGGAGCGCCTTGTTCATCGCTGTCAATATTGGCATTTCCGCGCTGGCCTGGGCCGCGCCATCGCGCGATGCGCCTTACGCCACGCCGGACCGGATTTTCGCCGCGCCCGAGCCGCTGCTGTTCTGGCGGCGTGATGTGGTCTGGCGGCAGGATGGCATGATCGTGCAGGGGCGCTACGATCCGTTGCGCCGCCTTGACGGGCTGGTGGATTTCGGTGCGCCGATACCCGACCGGATGGGCGAGCCGATCGTCCGCCGCGCGGCGCAGGCGACGGCGCAGGCACGCAAGTTCCTGGCCTGGTCGCAAATGCCGGTGGCGCGCGTGGAGCAAGGGCACTGCCGTGCGGTGGTGACGTTCGGCGATGCCCGCTTCACCGGCCCCGCCATGAGCCGCAACTTCAACACCGTTGTCACGCTGCCCGTGGACGGAGCCGGGTGCATGGGTGGGTGA
- a CDS encoding 2-oxoacid:acceptor oxidoreductase subunit alpha, which yields MVTALAEGPDALTGGTTSAAPEAVVVRFAGDSGDGMQLTGGQFTLSTALAGNDLATFPDFPAEIRAPQGTLFGVSAFQINFGSTDIETAGDAPDVLVAMNPAALKTNVGQLKAGGLIIADTGEFNKRNLEKAKYEQNPLEDGSLEKWQLLAFDISALTLEAVKPFGLGNKEALRCKNMWTLGLALWMFDRDRKPLVDWLNAKFAKAPVLAEANIAALNAGHAYGETAELAGPLKQYHIAPVETAPGLYRTVTGAEAVSLGLVAGAQLAELPMFFGGYPITPASAILHNLAKLKEFGVTTFQAEDEIAAIASAIGASYAGQLGVTSSSGPGIALKGEAMGLAIMTELPLVIVNSQRGGPSTGLPTKTEQSDLYQAVYGRNGDAPMPVIAARSPADAFDCAIEACRIAVEYMTPVMLLTDGYIGNAAEPWKVPDPASYTPFPAKFLEEKNGPDGELLPFARDEKGARPWIKPGTPGLMHRIGGIEKNPGTGNIDYSPASHQTMTDARKAKVDGIAHGIPQQDVTLGTEGGKLVVVGWGSTFGPIHQAVRRARAKGLDVSHVHVRHVWPLPTNLGDLLGQYERILVPEMNTGQFKTVLRDQFLVDAKPLNKTSGQPFTIAEIEAAIEGALA from the coding sequence ATGGTTACAGCACTTGCAGAAGGTCCGGACGCTCTGACTGGCGGGACCACGTCCGCCGCACCCGAAGCGGTGGTCGTGCGCTTCGCGGGCGACTCCGGCGACGGGATGCAGCTTACCGGAGGTCAGTTCACGCTGTCGACCGCGCTGGCCGGCAACGACCTGGCGACCTTCCCGGACTTTCCGGCTGAAATTCGCGCGCCGCAGGGCACGCTGTTCGGTGTTTCGGCGTTCCAGATCAATTTTGGCTCGACCGACATCGAAACCGCCGGCGACGCGCCCGACGTGCTGGTGGCGATGAACCCGGCGGCGCTGAAGACCAATGTCGGCCAGTTGAAGGCCGGCGGCCTCATCATCGCGGACACCGGCGAGTTCAACAAGCGCAACCTCGAAAAGGCGAAGTACGAGCAGAACCCGCTCGAGGACGGCAGCCTCGAAAAGTGGCAGCTTCTGGCGTTCGACATTTCGGCGCTGACGCTCGAAGCGGTCAAGCCGTTCGGCCTGGGCAACAAGGAAGCCCTGCGCTGCAAGAACATGTGGACGCTGGGCCTGGCCCTGTGGATGTTCGACCGTGACCGCAAGCCGCTGGTCGACTGGCTGAACGCCAAGTTCGCCAAGGCGCCGGTGCTGGCCGAAGCCAACATCGCCGCGCTCAATGCCGGCCACGCCTATGGCGAGACGGCGGAACTGGCCGGGCCGCTCAAGCAGTATCACATCGCCCCGGTGGAAACCGCGCCGGGCCTCTACCGCACGGTGACGGGCGCGGAAGCGGTGAGCCTGGGCCTTGTGGCCGGGGCGCAGCTTGCCGAGTTGCCGATGTTCTTCGGCGGCTACCCGATCACGCCGGCCTCGGCGATCCTGCACAACCTGGCCAAGCTCAAGGAATTCGGCGTCACCACCTTCCAGGCGGAAGACGAAATCGCCGCGATCGCTTCGGCCATCGGCGCGTCCTATGCAGGGCAGCTTGGCGTCACCTCGTCGTCCGGCCCCGGCATCGCGCTGAAGGGCGAGGCGATGGGCCTTGCCATCATGACCGAACTGCCGCTGGTGATCGTCAACTCGCAGCGCGGCGGCCCGTCCACGGGCCTGCCGACCAAGACCGAGCAGTCGGATCTCTATCAGGCGGTCTATGGCCGCAACGGTGATGCGCCGATGCCGGTGATTGCCGCGCGTTCGCCGGCCGACGCCTTCGATTGCGCGATCGAGGCCTGCCGTATCGCGGTGGAATACATGACGCCGGTGATGCTGCTGACCGATGGCTATATCGGTAACGCCGCCGAGCCTTGGAAGGTGCCCGATCCGGCCAGCTACACGCCGTTCCCGGCGAAGTTCCTCGAAGAGAAGAACGGCCCGGATGGCGAGTTGCTGCCCTTCGCGCGCGACGAAAAGGGCGCGCGCCCGTGGATCAAGCCGGGCACGCCAGGCCTGATGCACCGCATTGGCGGCATCGAGAAGAACCCCGGCACCGGCAATATCGATTATTCGCCGGCCAGCCACCAGACCATGACCGACGCGCGCAAGGCCAAGGTGGACGGCATCGCCCACGGCATTCCGCAGCAGGACGTGACGCTCGGCACCGAAGGCGGCAAGCTGGTGGTTGTCGGCTGGGGATCGACCTTCGGGCCGATTCACCAAGCCGTGCGCCGCGCGCGCGCCAAGGGGCTGGACGTCTCGCACGTCCACGTCCGCCACGTCTGGCCGCTGCCGACCAATCTGGGCGACTTGCTCGGCCAGTACGAACGCATCCTCGTGCCCGAGATGAACACCGGCCAGTTCAAGACGGTGTTGCGCGACCAGTTCCTGGTGGACGCGAAGCCGCTCAACAAGACCAGCGGCCAGCCGTTCACCATAGCCGAAATCGAAGCCGCGATCGAAGGAGCGCTGGCATGA
- the purF gene encoding amidophosphoribosyltransferase yields the protein MTFTDLSHDHAPWDVDGDKLREECGIFGVIGTRDAAAMVALGLHALQHRGQEAVGITSFDGQEFYSRRGIGHVAQNFSSEQALAELPGSTAAGHVRYSTTGGSGLRNVQPLFADLATGGFAIAHNGNISNAMYLKRDLVRKGAIFQSTSDTEVIIHLVATSRYPTLLDRFVDALRLVEGAYSLICMTPAGMIACRDPLGIRPLVMGKIGDAVVFASETVALDVVGADFVREVDPGELIRVAHDGTVESHRPFGNPGARPCIFEHVYFSRPDSLMGGRSVYQVRKAIGAQLAIESPADADLVIPVPDSGVPAALGYAQQSGIPFELGIIRSHYVGRTFIQPSDGARHADVKRKHNANRALVEGKRIVLIDDSIVRGTTSLKIVQMMRDAGASEVHMRVASPPTEHSCFYGVDTPERSKLLAARMNVPAMADFIQADSLAFVSIDGLYRAVGEAQRNNGCPQYCDACFTGDYPTRLTDVADRDATDQLPLPVGKVA from the coding sequence ATGACTTTCACCGATCTTTCTCATGACCACGCACCCTGGGACGTGGATGGCGACAAGCTGCGCGAAGAGTGCGGCATCTTCGGCGTAATCGGCACGCGCGATGCGGCGGCGATGGTTGCGCTGGGGCTGCATGCCCTCCAGCATCGCGGGCAGGAAGCGGTGGGCATCACCAGCTTCGATGGTCAGGAATTCTACTCCCGCCGCGGCATCGGCCACGTCGCGCAGAACTTTTCCAGCGAACAGGCGCTGGCGGAACTGCCCGGCTCGACGGCCGCCGGCCACGTCCGCTATTCCACCACGGGCGGGTCCGGCCTGCGCAACGTACAGCCGCTGTTCGCCGATCTTGCCACGGGCGGCTTCGCCATCGCGCACAACGGCAACATCTCCAACGCGATGTACCTGAAGCGCGACCTCGTGCGCAAAGGCGCGATCTTTCAGTCGACCTCCGACACCGAAGTTATCATCCACCTCGTCGCCACCAGCCGCTATCCCACCCTGCTCGATCGCTTCGTCGATGCCCTGCGGCTGGTCGAAGGCGCCTATTCGCTGATCTGCATGACACCGGCCGGCATGATCGCCTGCCGCGATCCCCTGGGTATCCGCCCGCTGGTGATGGGCAAGATCGGCGATGCCGTGGTCTTCGCCAGCGAAACCGTTGCGCTCGACGTGGTCGGCGCGGACTTCGTACGCGAAGTCGATCCCGGCGAACTGATCCGCGTTGCGCATGACGGCACGGTCGAAAGCCACCGTCCGTTCGGCAATCCCGGCGCCCGCCCCTGCATTTTCGAGCACGTCTATTTCAGCCGCCCGGATTCGCTGATGGGCGGCCGTTCGGTCTATCAGGTGCGCAAGGCGATCGGCGCCCAGCTCGCCATCGAAAGCCCGGCCGATGCCGATCTGGTGATCCCCGTGCCCGACAGCGGCGTACCGGCCGCGCTTGGCTACGCGCAGCAGTCCGGCATTCCGTTCGAGCTGGGCATCATCCGCTCGCACTATGTCGGCCGCACCTTCATCCAGCCGTCGGACGGCGCGCGCCATGCCGACGTGAAGCGCAAGCACAACGCCAACCGTGCGCTGGTGGAAGGCAAGCGGATCGTGCTGATCGACGATTCGATCGTGCGCGGTACCACCAGCCTGAAGATTGTGCAGATGATGCGCGATGCCGGGGCGAGCGAAGTGCACATGCGCGTCGCCAGCCCGCCGACGGAGCACTCCTGCTTCTATGGCGTGGACACGCCCGAACGGTCGAAGCTGCTGGCCGCGCGCATGAACGTGCCGGCGATGGCCGATTTCATCCAGGCCGACAGCCTCGCCTTCGTCTCGATCGACGGGCTTTACCGCGCGGTGGGCGAAGCGCAGCGCAACAACGGCTGCCCGCAGTATTGCGATGCCTGCTTCACCGGCGATTACCCGACGCGGCTGACCGACGTGGCCGACCGCGACGCCACCGATCAACTGCCCCTGCCGGTCGGAAAGGTCGCCTGA
- a CDS encoding sensor domain-containing diguanylate cyclase produces MIPSRFPAARSIAGPVGMALLYFATAATTVYFSRFSGGVAMIWVSSALLSGYLLTAGRRVWPLTIALCALASFLATGFFGFGWRVAAQLALVNMGEALMAAIMLKRIFDAYWPGDTLEWLAGYYLGIGLAVPMVSGLAALAVTGMMLDIDPGSNFVHWMIGHAVGLLTFLPFTISFSYAVHHGQPLLPDNRRLVAVLAVVAMTVLTTVVFNQPNRPLMLFPVLMVVAAAVWAPCVVTTFLPCVLALIGGMLTMRGEGPVAMMHLDLGDRMQFFEIYIAVTVLFALPVQFEQERRRRQMRELAESEARYRLLSDHVSDIIMHLDADGRIRYVSPSILYVSGYDPAGLVGTNVSELIHPDHLQQVHEAGLRARNAPGTPISVEHLALTKLGEPRWFETHFRAVPEDGALICATRDISQRKRLEADLSIAALTDPLTGLSNRRAFFDLAERTVASGVIGCIVVFDIDHFKAVNDRFGHGAGDMVLASVAQAARRALRQTDHIARIGGEEFAVILPETRIDHAEKICVRLCKEISRSAVPVGSVIVRVTVSAGIAVLDGDLSDTLSRADAALYRAKSAGRDRTAVAA; encoded by the coding sequence ATGATCCCCTCCCGCTTCCCTGCTGCTCGCTCCATCGCCGGGCCTGTCGGCATGGCCCTGCTGTATTTCGCCACGGCGGCAACGACCGTGTATTTCAGCCGCTTCAGCGGCGGGGTCGCGATGATCTGGGTATCGAGCGCGCTGCTCTCGGGGTATCTGCTCACGGCGGGGCGTCGCGTCTGGCCGTTGACGATCGCGCTTTGCGCGTTGGCCAGCTTCCTGGCGACGGGCTTCTTCGGGTTCGGGTGGCGGGTTGCCGCCCAGCTCGCGCTGGTTAACATGGGTGAAGCCCTGATGGCCGCGATAATGCTCAAGCGCATCTTCGACGCCTATTGGCCTGGCGATACCCTCGAATGGCTGGCGGGGTATTATCTCGGCATCGGGCTGGCCGTGCCGATGGTCAGCGGCCTGGCGGCGCTGGCGGTGACCGGCATGATGCTGGACATCGATCCGGGCAGCAATTTCGTGCACTGGATGATCGGCCACGCGGTTGGTCTGCTCACGTTCCTGCCGTTCACGATCAGCTTTTCCTACGCCGTTCATCACGGCCAGCCCCTTCTGCCGGACAACCGGCGGCTCGTGGCCGTTCTGGCGGTGGTGGCGATGACCGTGCTGACGACGGTGGTGTTCAATCAGCCCAACCGGCCGCTGATGCTGTTCCCTGTGCTGATGGTGGTTGCAGCCGCGGTATGGGCGCCGTGCGTCGTCACGACGTTCCTGCCCTGCGTGCTGGCGCTGATCGGCGGCATGCTGACGATGCGCGGCGAAGGGCCGGTGGCGATGATGCATCTCGATCTCGGCGATCGGATGCAGTTCTTCGAAATCTACATCGCGGTGACGGTGCTGTTCGCGCTGCCGGTCCAGTTCGAGCAGGAACGCCGGCGCCGGCAGATGCGCGAACTGGCGGAAAGCGAGGCGCGGTATCGCCTGTTGTCCGATCACGTCAGCGACATCATCATGCATCTCGATGCCGATGGCCGCATCCGCTATGTCTCGCCCTCGATCCTCTACGTCAGCGGCTATGATCCCGCAGGCCTCGTCGGCACGAATGTCTCGGAGCTGATCCATCCGGATCATCTGCAACAGGTTCACGAGGCGGGATTGCGTGCGCGCAACGCGCCGGGCACGCCGATCAGCGTGGAACATCTGGCCCTAACCAAGCTTGGCGAGCCGCGCTGGTTCGAAACGCATTTTCGCGCGGTGCCCGAAGACGGCGCGCTGATCTGCGCGACGCGCGACATTTCGCAGCGCAAGCGGCTTGAAGCGGATCTTTCGATCGCCGCGCTGACCGATCCGCTGACCGGACTGTCGAACCGCCGCGCGTTCTTCGATCTGGCCGAGCGGACCGTGGCCAGCGGCGTCATCGGCTGCATCGTCGTATTCGACATCGATCATTTCAAAGCGGTCAACGATCGGTTCGGCCACGGCGCGGGCGACATGGTGCTGGCCTCGGTTGCGCAGGCGGCGCGGCGCGCGCTGCGCCAGACGGACCACATCGCGCGGATCGGCGGCGAGGAATTCGCGGTGATCCTGCCCGAAACCCGCATCGACCATGCCGAAAAGATCTGCGTCCGCCTGTGCAAGGAAATTTCGCGTTCGGCGGTGCCGGTGGGATCGGTCATCGTGCGGGTTACGGTGAGCGCTGGGATCGCGGTGCTT
- a CDS encoding 2-oxoacid:ferredoxin oxidoreductase subunit beta, producing the protein MNDMTPIKTTLKDWETDQEVRWCPGCGDYAILKAVQRTLPEIGADPAKTVFVSGIGCSSRFPYYVESYGFHTIHGRAPAFATGIKLANPELDVWLVTGDGDGMSIGGNHTMHILRRNVNTQILLFNNEIYGLTKGQYSPTSREGTHSPTTPLGSVDRPALPCAFALGAGARFIARAYDVSKDLSSVLKAAHGHQGAAFVEIFQNCIVYNKDRFDDFTAKGVADQNQLWVKDGEPMLFGSEKSGGVRGIALDIDTLSLKVVDVIDGDWQAAGVIVHNVKNRAIAHMLVEMPFGPFPMALGVIYDDPRPTYEATVLAQDAQARAGKSANLAKLLAKGQTWTVEG; encoded by the coding sequence ATGAACGACATGACCCCCATCAAGACCACGCTCAAGGACTGGGAAACCGATCAGGAAGTGCGCTGGTGCCCCGGTTGCGGCGACTACGCGATCCTGAAGGCGGTGCAGCGCACGCTGCCCGAAATCGGCGCGGACCCGGCCAAGACCGTGTTCGTTTCGGGCATCGGCTGCTCCAGCCGTTTCCCCTACTACGTGGAAAGCTATGGCTTCCACACGATCCACGGCCGCGCGCCCGCGTTTGCGACCGGCATCAAGCTGGCCAATCCCGAACTCGACGTGTGGCTGGTGACCGGTGACGGCGACGGCATGTCGATCGGCGGCAACCACACGATGCACATCCTGCGGCGCAACGTGAACACGCAGATCCTGTTGTTCAACAACGAGATCTACGGGCTGACCAAGGGCCAGTATTCGCCCACCAGCCGCGAAGGCACGCATTCGCCGACGACGCCGCTCGGTTCGGTCGATCGCCCAGCGCTGCCCTGCGCCTTCGCGCTGGGCGCGGGCGCGCGTTTCATTGCGCGGGCCTATGACGTGTCGAAGGACCTGTCCTCGGTGCTCAAGGCCGCGCACGGCCATCAGGGTGCGGCGTTCGTGGAGATTTTCCAGAACTGCATCGTCTATAACAAGGACCGCTTCGACGATTTCACCGCCAAGGGCGTGGCAGACCAGAACCAGCTCTGGGTTAAGGACGGCGAGCCGATGCTGTTCGGCAGCGAGAAGAGCGGCGGCGTCAGGGGCATCGCACTCGACATAGATACGCTGAGCCTCAAGGTCGTCGACGTGATCGATGGCGATTGGCAGGCGGCGGGCGTGATCGTGCACAATGTCAAGAATCGCGCGATCGCCCACATGCTCGTCGAAATGCCGTTCGGTCCGTTCCCGATGGCGCTGGGCGTGATCTACGACGATCCCCGCCCGACCTACGAAGCGACCGTGCTGGCGCAGGATGCGCAGGCGCGCGCGGGCAAGAGCGCGAACCTCGCCAAGCTGCTCGCCAAGGGCCAGACCTGGACGGTGGAAGGCTGA
- a CDS encoding cyclopropane-fatty-acyl-phospholipid synthase family protein has product MNAHTPVRGEHLVAGGRSMTAGTGLLARLVTGSMSRLLDRIDAGMAEGSLLARLPDGSTRLFGARAPGYAAEITLHDWRGLLRLATAGSVGWYQAWEAGEWESPDPVALFALFMRNVSAMGDMARAKGPWRWAGRVLHALRRNSRKGARLNISAHYDLGNDFYACWLDPSMSYSSALWAGIAPEADLETAQVHKVDRLAERLRLQPGASVLEIGCGWGFLARRFAQAHGAQVVGISLSDEQLAWARERAVPGTEYRHQDYRDVEGQFDAIASVEMVEAVGRRFWPSWFDCIARHLKPGGRAAIQFISIRDDLFDAYAASADFIQAYVFPGGLLIRESAFRALAAERGLAWEDRQDFGADYARTLRLWREAFDRAVDEGRLPPAFDARFVRLWRYYLMYCEGGFLGGGIDVSQVTLVKQA; this is encoded by the coding sequence ATGAACGCGCATACGCCGGTACGAGGAGAGCATCTGGTGGCCGGTGGCCGGTCGATGACCGCCGGCACGGGACTGCTCGCCCGGCTGGTCACGGGATCGATGAGCCGGCTGCTGGACCGGATCGATGCCGGCATGGCTGAGGGATCGCTGCTGGCGCGGCTGCCAGATGGTTCCACCCGCCTGTTCGGTGCGCGTGCGCCGGGATACGCGGCGGAAATCACGCTGCACGACTGGCGCGGGCTGTTGCGGCTGGCAACGGCGGGTTCGGTTGGCTGGTATCAGGCATGGGAAGCGGGTGAATGGGAAAGCCCGGACCCGGTCGCCCTGTTCGCGCTGTTCATGCGCAACGTGTCCGCGATGGGGGATATGGCGCGCGCCAAGGGGCCATGGCGCTGGGCCGGTCGCGTGCTGCACGCGCTGCGCCGAAACAGCCGCAAGGGCGCGCGGCTCAACATTTCGGCGCATTACGATCTCGGCAACGATTTCTATGCCTGCTGGCTCGATCCGTCGATGAGCTATTCCAGCGCGCTGTGGGCGGGTATCGCGCCCGAGGCGGACCTGGAAACCGCGCAGGTCCACAAGGTTGACCGGCTGGCGGAGCGCCTGCGTTTGCAACCGGGGGCGAGCGTGCTGGAGATCGGTTGCGGCTGGGGTTTCCTGGCCCGCCGGTTCGCGCAGGCCCACGGTGCGCAAGTCGTTGGCATCAGCCTGTCGGATGAGCAACTGGCCTGGGCGCGCGAACGGGCCGTACCGGGCACCGAATACCGCCATCAGGACTATCGCGACGTCGAAGGGCAATTCGACGCGATTGCCAGCGTGGAGATGGTCGAGGCGGTGGGGCGGCGGTTCTGGCCATCGTGGTTCGATTGCATCGCCCGCCACCTGAAACCCGGCGGACGCGCGGCTATCCAGTTCATCTCGATCCGCGATGATCTGTTCGATGCCTATGCCGCCAGCGCCGATTTCATTCAGGCTTACGTCTTTCCCGGCGGTCTGCTGATCCGCGAAAGCGCGTTCCGCGCGCTGGCGGCGGAACGCGGGCTGGCGTGGGAGGACCGGCAGGATTTTGGCGCCGACTATGCCCGCACGCTGCGCCTGTGGCGTGAGGCGTTCGACCGCGCGGTGGACGAGGGGCGGTTGCCTCCGGCATTCGACGCCCGCTTCGTGCGCCTGTGGCGCTACTACCTGATGTATTGCGAGGGCGGCTTCCTGGGCGGCGGAATCGACGTCAGCCAGGTCACGCTGGTGAAGCAGGCCTGA
- a CDS encoding SDR family NAD(P)-dependent oxidoreductase has product MTQGSGPLAGQVALVTGASRGIGAETARALAAAGAHVVLVARSAKELEQVEEEIFEAGGSATIAPVDLTEPEGIARLATAISGRWSALDILVINAATLPTLTPVWQIDPREFNLAMTLNVMATQALIAGFDAMLKRSGNAHVIGVTSSVGAKPRAYWGAYGASKAAFDNLLESYAQEVRAISNIRVTVLDPGATRTKMRARAYPGEDPNSVKAPAIVAGRIVALAQETHDSPHRERVEA; this is encoded by the coding sequence ATGACGCAGGGCAGCGGCCCCCTGGCGGGGCAGGTCGCGCTGGTCACGGGCGCCAGCCGTGGCATCGGCGCGGAAACCGCGCGCGCCCTGGCCGCGGCCGGCGCGCATGTGGTGCTCGTCGCGCGATCGGCGAAGGAGCTTGAGCAGGTCGAGGAGGAAATCTTCGAGGCCGGCGGCAGCGCCACGATCGCGCCGGTCGACCTGACCGAGCCGGAAGGCATCGCGCGGCTGGCCACTGCCATCTCCGGCCGCTGGAGCGCGCTCGACATCCTGGTCATCAACGCCGCCACGCTGCCCACGCTGACGCCCGTGTGGCAGATCGATCCGCGCGAGTTCAACCTGGCCATGACGCTCAACGTGATGGCGACACAGGCGCTGATCGCGGGCTTTGACGCCATGCTGAAGCGCAGCGGCAACGCCCACGTCATCGGCGTGACCAGCAGTGTGGGCGCGAAGCCCCGCGCCTACTGGGGTGCCTATGGCGCATCCAAGGCCGCGTTCGACAACCTGCTGGAATCCTACGCGCAGGAAGTCCGGGCGATCTCGAACATCCGCGTCACCGTGCTCGATCCGGGCGCCACGCGCACGAAGATGCGCGCCCGCGCCTATCCGGGCGAAGACCCCAATTCGGTGAAAGCGCCGGCCATCGTCGCCGGGCGGATTGTAGCGCTGGCGCAGGAAACGCACGACAGCCCGCATCGCGAGCGCGTGGAAGCCTGA